In Hermetia illucens chromosome 5, iHerIll2.2.curated.20191125, whole genome shotgun sequence, a single window of DNA contains:
- the LOC119658386 gene encoding uncharacterized protein LOC119658386, producing the protein MSAKYVKILFGFCFFTSSWQAYAHPDGENMAICIYHDTKYTCDCAYSNEPIELPIMDGNVFHVSIANCNNVVIVSNFLVNTYGLRSISFTNLRNLTLQQSALSFPQLLSSTRLIIDFNNVTIKEIQSHAFNGNIDEITFTSTQIDLIRPFAFTAFRDKAYFIKFIDTVFKLVEPQAFKKFSVTKLEITDSLFINPLPTRTFYDVEVVENLSIGNTTFNGAFSRAFSFSAVSMLAFTHNQVEKFEGECFEIKIRDSVAVRNNTFTQIHPAIFREIEVTPDSMQRSEKPEFRLIENIIHQTGDPVPIYISGNFQLVLGKLYFSTIVNCDQIRKISNLAFFKSHEDFIYLRFSENGNYLTYNQMLNIECKHSSNWLYVAIGVSCLLLLAVIVAGIVFYFVRKKQKNKLDIIMPEPKTYRETQIILQIENAGLLKTDM; encoded by the exons ATGAGTGCCAAATACGTTAAGATACTTTTCGGATTTTGCTTTTTCACAAGCTCGTGGCAGGCGTATGCCCATCCAGACGGGGAAAATATGGCCATTTGCATATATCATGATACTAAATACACCTGCGATTGTGCATATTCAAACGAA CCAATCGAGTTACCGATAATGGATGGCAATGTCTTCCACGTTTCTATTGCAAACTGTAACAATGTTGTCATCGTTTCCAACTTTCTGGTTAATACATATGGCCTGAGAAGTATTAGCTTTACGAATTTACGGAATTTGACATTGCAACAAAGTGCACTGTCCTTCCCGCAGTTGCTCAGTAGTACAAGGCTTATCATCGATTTCAACAATGTTACCATTAAGGAGATACAGTCACATGCGTTCAATGGAAATATCGACGAAATCACCTTCACTTCCACCCAAATTGATCTCATTCGACCATTTGCTTTCACTGCATTTAGAGATAAGgcatattttattaaatttattgataCAGTATTTAAACTGGTGGAGCCTCAG GCATTCAAAAAATTCAGTGTCACCAAGTTGGAAATAACCGACTCATTGTTCATAAACCCGCTTCCTACTCGAACTTTCTACGACGTCGAAGTTGTGGAAAATTTGTCCATCGGAAACACAACTTTCAATGGAGCCTTTTCCAGGGCTTTTTCATTCAGCG CTGTATCCATGCTGGCGTTCACACACAACCAGGTGGAAAAGTTCGAAGGAGAATGTTTCGAGATAAAAATCAGGGATAGCGTGGCGGTTCGGAACAACACGTTCACGCAAATTCATCCCGCAATTTTTCGAG AAATCGAAGTCACGCCTGATTCCATGCAGCGTAGCGAAAAACCAGAATTCCGTCTAATTGAAAACATAATCCATCAAACTGGTGATCCAGTTCCTATATATATAAGTGGAAATTTCCAATTAGTTCTAGGCAAGCTTTACTTCTCAACAATTGTTAATTGTGATCAAATTCGTAAGATAAGTAATTTAGCATTTTTCAAGAGCCATGAAGATTTCATATATTTAAGATTCAGTGAAAATGGTAATTATTTAACATACAATCAGATGCTAAATATAGAATGCAAGCATAGTTCCAATTGGTTGTATGTGGCTATTGGAGTTAGTTGCTTGCTCCTGCTCGCTGTTATTGTGGCCGGAATTGTGTTCTATTTTGTcaggaaaaagcaaaagaataAACTAGATATTATTATGCCAGAGCCAAAAACTTATCGCGAAACACAAATTATTTTACAAATTGAAAATGCCGGGTTACTAAAGACTGATATGTGA